One window of the Excalfactoria chinensis isolate bCotChi1 unplaced genomic scaffold, bCotChi1.hap2 Scaffold_74, whole genome shotgun sequence genome contains the following:
- the LOC140265236 gene encoding uncharacterized protein — translation MADADKEQPGMSEDGPMVGHASGRTCSETEERVAVWDAVAACIREQLLVHKGVWIPTFGSFDIISKEIRTEDRTVTLCWPVFQLASNLIAVHHLRSRRGSLPVDRKVEALKSSQVAAAASVSWKTAQKCIQSTVSLLSSCLQNGENVAVVLKDVGVLLIDGLTFQMKFYYDFLEKLSGKENFRRAVRKAPSLLDMGVSHVTPVASLVFSGCLVVFPKFQMELVPKLPPLIRRQSSGSFSGSGKATKEETLPPLTGGKKVRFDKTPTFIRRLSTAIVDGGQLRKIKNRLRRESIACSVLPPIRAVHAAPEQPMSCQLQDHEETDNQEGLGRTRRVKFLDEEGEAEEAQHEGALPELQEDETPDKPSKLALRACDSVTLLRKRVEKSREESPTQEMAAAASRAESSLPKESSTIRSGFLPPIRKETGSPRRQSPKTEAPPRRKDTPYPH, via the exons ATGGCTGACGCCGACAAGGAGCAACCTGGGATGAGCGAGGACGGCCCCATGGTGGGCCATGCCTCTGGACGAACATGCAGTGAAACTGAAG AGCGAGTTGCCGTCTGGGATGCGGTGGCCGCCTGCATCcgagagcagctcctggtgcacaAG GGGGTCTGGATTCCCACCTTCGGCTCCTTTGACATCATCTCCAAGGAGATCAGGACGGAGGACAGGACCGTGACCCTGTGCTGGCCCGTGTTTCAACTGGCCAGCAACCTCATTGCAGTGCACCACCTCAGGTCCCGCAGGGGGTCCCTGCCAG TTGACAGGAAGGTGGAGGCCctgaagagcagccaggtgGCCGCAGCCGCCTCTGTGAGCTGgaagacagcacagaagtgcatcCAAAGCACCGTGTCActgctctccagctgcctgcagaatggggagaACGTGGCTGTGGTTCTGAAGGATGTTGGAGTGCTGCTCATTGACGGGCTGACCTTCCAAATGAAGTTCTATTACGACTTCCTCGAGAAGCTGTCGGGGAaagagaacttcaggagagccgTCCGCAAG GCCCCCTCGCTGCTGGACATGGGGGTGTCCCATGTGACACCGGTGGCTTCCCTGGTGTTCTCTGGCTGCCTTGTTGTCTTTCCCAA GTTTCAAATGGAGTTGGTCCCCAAACTGCCGCCGCTGATACGCCGACAGTCCTCCGGGAGCTTCTCTGGGTCAGGGAAAGCAACCAAAGAAGAGACTTTGCCACCTCTTACTGGGGGCAAGAAAG TAAGATTTGACAAGACTCCAACCTTCATCAGACGCCTGAGCACTGCAATTGTTGATGGAGGGCAGTTGCGAAAGATAAAGAACAGACTGCGGAGGGAGAGCATTGCCTGCAG tgttctgccacccatccgggcagtgcatgcagccccagagcagccgatgagctgccagctgcaggaccATGAGGAAACGGATAACCAAGAAGGGCTGGGCCGAACAAGACGGGTCAAGTTCCTCGAtgaagaaggagaagcagaggaagcccAGCATGAGGGTGCGCTGCCCGAACTGCAGGAAGATGAGACCCCAGACAAACCATCCAAGCTGGCGCTTCGGGCATGCGACTCGGTGACACTTCTGAGGAAGAGggttgagaagagcagggaaga GTCTCCCACgcaagagatggcagcagcagcatctcgtGCTGAGTCCAGCCTACCCAAGGAGTCCTCAACCATCAGATCTGGATTTCTGCCTCCCATAAGGAAAGAAACGGGGTCTCCCAGACGTCAGTCTCCAAAGACCGAAGCCCCACCCCGCAGGAAGGACACACCTTACCCACACTGA